Proteins from a genomic interval of Treponema brennaborense DSM 12168:
- a CDS encoding LysM peptidoglycan-binding domain-containing protein has product MSKQIGIKLADGTFYPVLEEGLPKRKILDLTTVQDNQTTVMVDLYRSETGTMDDAEYVDTLQISGLNPHPSGEPDLSLSVKLDENDTLSAEVIDAESGRHSGTTVRLISRTPEERSEAPDYTLNETVDTDGELPPREDDTTVIDTSAFADDVFPAEFDTAEFDTPDFDTAGDDPENAVPAAEFTETDDAELPPMPDFTESVPDDFSPEDFEIAAIPDTVFENAEPEPAETDTDMEADMGTEADADKPADGDFPAAGDDARLDADTFTVTDDPFAAEDSAADGDFPAAGDPAAEFTETDDLDLPPMPDFTESVPDEPGEYDAFPVSADAAAENADDFPTSTDADSASDEPALHEDTLPDFSKFELPDFDELHKTEEPQHTPLFTDDDFDDPAFHTDFAAADGSGGELDFSGLYTDEFPEGEREPERKKKKLTVPVIICIICAIICLGVLAGILLYVPSQISIQITRKSDAELQSHEPAAPVTSLPEQPVRIEPVPVQPEPEPAPLPEAPAAEENRIVVADTPAVIPAPPPEPAKEPEPVRYKIKWGDTLWDLADSYYNNPWLYKKIAKANGIRNPDYIISGTYIMIPPK; this is encoded by the coding sequence ATGAGTAAACAAATCGGCATAAAGCTGGCTGACGGAACATTTTATCCGGTCTTGGAAGAAGGTTTGCCCAAACGGAAAATACTCGATTTAACGACGGTGCAGGACAATCAGACAACCGTAATGGTCGATCTGTACCGCTCGGAAACGGGAACGATGGACGACGCAGAATACGTAGACACGCTGCAGATTTCGGGGCTGAATCCGCATCCGAGCGGAGAGCCCGATTTGAGTCTTTCCGTAAAATTGGATGAAAACGACACGCTTTCCGCCGAAGTTATCGACGCGGAATCCGGCCGCCACAGCGGTACGACCGTCCGGCTGATATCGCGTACGCCCGAAGAGCGTTCCGAAGCACCCGATTATACCTTAAACGAAACGGTTGACACCGACGGCGAACTGCCGCCGCGGGAAGACGACACGACCGTCATAGACACTTCGGCCTTTGCCGACGACGTGTTCCCCGCCGAGTTCGACACAGCCGAATTCGATACCCCCGACTTCGACACCGCCGGCGATGACCCTGAGAACGCCGTTCCTGCTGCCGAATTTACCGAAACGGACGATGCGGAGCTGCCGCCGATGCCGGACTTCACCGAATCCGTTCCCGACGACTTTTCTCCGGAAGATTTTGAAATTGCAGCGATACCCGATACGGTTTTTGAAAATGCCGAGCCGGAACCCGCGGAAACGGACACGGATATGGAAGCAGATATGGGTACGGAAGCGGATGCCGATAAACCTGCGGACGGCGATTTCCCGGCCGCCGGCGACGACGCACGGCTCGACGCTGACACTTTCACCGTTACCGACGATCCCTTTGCTGCAGAAGATTCCGCTGCGGACGGCGATTTTCCGGCCGCCGGCGATCCGGCTGCCGAATTCACCGAAACGGACGATCTGGATCTGCCGCCGATGCCGGACTTTACCGAATCCGTTCCCGACGAACCCGGCGAATACGACGCCTTCCCTGTAAGCGCTGACGCCGCCGCCGAAAACGCTGACGACTTTCCTACAAGCACTGACGCTGACAGCGCATCGGACGAACCGGCCCTGCACGAAGACACGCTGCCGGATTTCAGCAAATTTGAACTCCCCGACTTTGATGAACTGCATAAAACCGAAGAGCCGCAGCACACGCCGCTGTTCACCGACGACGACTTCGACGACCCGGCGTTCCACACCGATTTTGCCGCGGCAGACGGAAGCGGCGGCGAACTCGATTTCAGCGGATTATACACCGATGAATTTCCCGAAGGGGAACGGGAACCCGAGCGTAAAAAGAAAAAGCTCACCGTTCCGGTCATCATCTGCATTATCTGCGCAATCATCTGTTTAGGCGTGCTGGCGGGTATTCTGCTGTACGTGCCGTCGCAGATCAGTATTCAAATTACGCGGAAGAGCGACGCGGAACTGCAAAGTCACGAACCGGCGGCGCCCGTAACGTCGCTGCCGGAACAACCCGTGCGGATAGAGCCCGTACCCGTGCAGCCGGAACCGGAACCCGCACCGCTGCCTGAAGCGCCGGCTGCTGAAGAAAACCGCATCGTCGTTGCGGACACACCGGCGGTAATTCCCGCACCGCCGCCGGAGCCGGCCAAAGAACCGGAACCGGTACGCTATAAGATCAAATGGGGCGACACCTTATGGGATCTGGCGGATTCATACTACAACAATCCGTGGCTGTACAAGAAAATTGCCAAAGCGAACGGTATCCGTAATCCCGATTACATCATTTCGGGAACGTATATCATGATTCCGCCCAAATAA
- a CDS encoding GNAT family N-acetyltransferase, which yields MIRFVRPETDAPRILSIYKPFITDTAVSFEYEIPTLEAFTGRIRSISNEFPYLVWEEDDADEPGAKRIGGYVYASRHAARAAYQWGADLSVYLAPESRGKGIGRQLYEALFRLLQRQGYLTVYAAVAVPHPASERFHESLGFKRIALFPAAGCKFGVWHDLLWLEKPLYPETGIKPVPTAAPVPVTELGLGDADL from the coding sequence ATGATCAGATTCGTACGACCCGAAACGGACGCTCCGCGCATTCTTTCCATATATAAGCCGTTCATTACGGACACGGCGGTATCGTTTGAGTATGAAATACCGACGCTCGAAGCTTTTACCGGCCGCATCCGCTCCATAAGCAATGAGTTTCCCTACCTCGTGTGGGAAGAAGACGATGCGGACGAGCCGGGCGCAAAACGCATCGGCGGATATGTGTACGCGTCGCGCCACGCAGCGCGCGCAGCGTATCAGTGGGGTGCGGATCTTTCCGTATACCTTGCGCCGGAAAGCCGCGGCAAAGGCATCGGACGGCAGCTGTACGAGGCGCTGTTCCGGCTGCTTCAGCGGCAAGGCTACTTGACCGTGTACGCGGCCGTCGCCGTTCCGCATCCGGCAAGCGAACGGTTTCACGAATCGCTGGGGTTCAAACGGATCGCGCTGTTCCCCGCCGCCGGCTGCAAATTCGGCGTCTGGCACGACTTGCTCTGGCTCGAAAAACCGCTGTACCCGGAAACCGGAATCAAACCCGTTCCGACGGCGGCGCCCGTACCGGTAACAGAACTCGGACTCGGCGACGCCGATTTATAG
- a CDS encoding adenylate/guanylate cyclase domain-containing protein, producing the protein MAEESTRRNLILRSLAIAAASFALAAVLSAAGVFRSAENALYDHRMRVTASSVRPADEIVLILLDQDSLDWAARERGWSWPWARAAYGDIVRFFESAGAASVSFDVLYTEPSVYGASDDDAFAAACASYGRVVQTVYFDSVQGNVSGWKDGAPLPADTGDGTPGSTPALFPIDPLCRSAAVLGSITGSSDADKTVRRAAVYYRYGSYNVPALGAAALQAAGAALPPADSEPESGRLLRFQSGLDAYVPYSAAQILQSYDAVLAGEQPLLDPEQFEGAYVFFGFYAPGLFDICTTPVSSVYPGVGVHVTQLDNMLQNSFIRPVPAGVSALLLLLCAILGTVPVFASEAVSSRRFGVYAASVLFAAEAASYTAAAYAAFAAGVLIPLVPPLAALAAGFGASVVVSYNQEGRQRRYLKSAFRQYLSPVVIEDLIAHPERLQLGGERRRISMYFSDVQGFTGISEKLDPASLTSLLNDYLSAMSAIILESGGTIDKYEGDAVIAFWNAPVAQADHARRALEAAVACQEKLAQLRPELEKRAGLPFFMRIGLNTGEAVVGNMGSHSRFDYTMLGDAVNLAARLEGLNKQFGTYCMCTEAAKTEAEAAGTALRFRELARAAVVGKSEAVTVYEPMSAAEYDGRSGDFTVFAEALALFYEGRFTDSAALFKSIRQTDAAADHYVRKCAELIAEPPDPAAWRGVWVATSK; encoded by the coding sequence ATGGCGGAAGAAAGTACTCGCAGAAATTTGATACTGCGTTCGCTCGCTATCGCGGCCGCTTCGTTCGCGCTCGCCGCCGTGTTGTCTGCCGCCGGTGTGTTCCGCTCGGCGGAAAACGCCCTGTACGATCACCGGATGCGTGTTACCGCGTCTTCGGTGCGTCCGGCGGATGAGATCGTGCTGATTCTGCTGGATCAGGACAGTCTCGACTGGGCGGCGCGCGAGCGCGGCTGGAGCTGGCCTTGGGCGCGCGCGGCGTACGGCGACATCGTACGTTTTTTTGAATCGGCAGGCGCCGCGTCCGTTTCGTTCGACGTTCTGTACACCGAACCGTCCGTTTACGGCGCTTCCGACGACGATGCGTTCGCTGCCGCGTGCGCGTCGTACGGACGCGTCGTGCAGACGGTGTATTTCGATTCGGTGCAGGGGAACGTTTCCGGTTGGAAAGACGGCGCGCCGCTGCCCGCCGATACGGGAGACGGCACGCCCGGCAGCACTCCCGCGTTGTTTCCGATTGATCCGTTGTGCCGATCCGCGGCGGTGCTGGGAAGCATCACCGGCTCGAGCGACGCCGATAAAACGGTACGCCGCGCCGCCGTTTATTACCGGTACGGTTCGTATAACGTGCCGGCGCTCGGCGCGGCGGCGCTGCAGGCTGCCGGCGCCGCGCTGCCTCCGGCGGATTCCGAACCGGAATCCGGCCGACTGCTGCGGTTTCAGTCCGGTCTGGACGCGTACGTACCGTACAGCGCGGCGCAGATTCTGCAAAGTTACGACGCGGTGCTCGCCGGTGAGCAGCCGCTTTTGGATCCCGAACAATTTGAAGGCGCGTACGTGTTTTTCGGCTTTTATGCGCCGGGTTTGTTCGATATCTGTACGACGCCGGTTTCATCCGTATATCCGGGCGTCGGCGTTCACGTTACGCAGCTCGACAACATGCTGCAGAATTCGTTTATCCGTCCGGTGCCTGCGGGCGTTTCGGCACTTTTGCTTCTGCTGTGCGCGATTTTAGGTACCGTTCCGGTGTTCGCGTCCGAAGCCGTTTCGTCACGCCGGTTCGGTGTGTACGCCGCTTCCGTTTTATTCGCTGCGGAAGCCGCTTCGTATACGGCGGCGGCATACGCGGCTTTTGCCGCGGGTGTGCTGATACCGCTCGTTCCGCCGCTGGCCGCGCTGGCTGCGGGATTCGGCGCTTCGGTCGTCGTCAGCTACAATCAGGAAGGCCGGCAGCGCCGGTACTTGAAGTCGGCGTTCAGGCAGTATTTGAGTCCCGTCGTCATAGAAGATTTGATTGCGCATCCTGAACGGCTCCAGCTGGGCGGCGAGCGGCGGCGCATCAGCATGTATTTTTCCGACGTGCAGGGGTTTACCGGCATTTCGGAAAAGCTGGATCCTGCTTCGTTAACTTCGCTGCTGAACGATTACCTTTCGGCAATGTCCGCGATTATTCTGGAATCGGGCGGCACGATCGATAAATACGAAGGCGACGCCGTCATTGCGTTTTGGAACGCGCCGGTGGCGCAGGCCGATCACGCGCGGCGTGCGCTTGAAGCGGCGGTTGCCTGTCAGGAAAAACTTGCGCAGCTGCGCCCTGAACTCGAAAAGCGTGCGGGGCTGCCGTTTTTCATGCGTATCGGATTGAATACCGGTGAAGCTGTCGTGGGCAACATGGGTTCCCACAGTCGGTTCGACTACACGATGCTGGGCGACGCGGTTAACCTGGCGGCCCGTCTGGAAGGTTTGAACAAACAGTTCGGGACATATTGCATGTGCACGGAAGCGGCGAAAACTGAAGCCGAAGCGGCGGGAACCGCTTTGCGGTTCCGGGAATTGGCGCGTGCGGCTGTCGTCGGCAAATCGGAAGCGGTTACCGTATACGAACCGATGTCCGCCGCCGAATACGACGGGCGTTCGGGCGATTTTACCGTTTTTGCCGAAGCGCTTGCGCTGTTCTACGAGGGGCGCTTTACCGATTCCGCCGCGCTGTTCAAAAGTATCCGGCAAACGGACGCCGCCGCCGACCATTACGTACGCAAATGTGCGGAACTGATTGCCGAGCCGCCCGACCCGGCCGCATGGCGCGGCGTATGGGTTGCGACGTCAAAATGA
- a CDS encoding tetratricopeptide repeat protein — MDTLFSVLVVVVVIIFFSAFLYGLSALKKKKGENSAPKNKTAAIRDAVKRLAQDPHNAHALNVLSDLYYRDHAWEKALPLFELMLNIAEVHREIDLQQTSLRQGICALKLNRPQDALRGLLPALRMRPENFEVNYNLAQAYYQCGEFEKAVPLLKKALMLNREASDVYGLLGLSFYNLKKFRDALPYLKRALNENPENKEVLFAMADSMQQSGFGDKAMKVFMHLRPDPQFGAKSCLAAGIMHMNANQLDKAITDFEIALKHSGVPADILVEVKYRLAHCYLQTRNIDRGLALLREIQAENQNYRDVGTLINRYQELKQNANLQIYLSAGNSDFVALCRKIVSIFYEKAFVKILDLSVTAECAEVFTEIETTKWEDTVVFRFYRTTGSIGELYVRDFHARIRDTKAGRGICFTAGTFTAEARNYTEGRPIDLIEKERLVSVLKRVDSISSV, encoded by the coding sequence ATGGATACGTTATTTTCCGTTTTGGTCGTCGTCGTTGTTATCATATTTTTTAGTGCTTTTTTGTACGGATTATCGGCTCTGAAAAAGAAAAAGGGCGAAAATTCGGCACCCAAAAACAAAACGGCGGCGATCCGCGACGCGGTTAAAAGGCTGGCGCAGGATCCGCATAACGCGCACGCGCTGAACGTCCTTTCGGATTTGTATTACCGCGATCATGCGTGGGAAAAGGCATTGCCGCTGTTCGAACTCATGCTGAATATTGCGGAAGTGCATCGTGAAATCGATCTGCAGCAAACGTCTTTGCGGCAGGGAATCTGTGCGCTCAAACTGAATAGGCCGCAGGATGCGTTGCGCGGGCTGCTTCCCGCTTTGAGAATGCGGCCCGAAAATTTTGAAGTCAACTATAATTTGGCGCAGGCGTATTATCAGTGCGGCGAATTTGAAAAAGCCGTACCGCTGCTGAAAAAGGCGCTGATGCTGAACCGCGAGGCTTCCGACGTGTACGGACTGCTCGGACTGTCTTTTTACAATTTGAAAAAATTCCGCGACGCGCTGCCGTATCTGAAGCGTGCGCTGAATGAAAACCCCGAAAATAAGGAAGTGCTGTTCGCTATGGCCGATTCGATGCAGCAGAGCGGTTTCGGAGACAAAGCGATGAAAGTGTTCATGCATCTGCGTCCCGATCCGCAGTTCGGCGCGAAGTCGTGCTTGGCGGCGGGAATCATGCACATGAACGCGAATCAGCTGGATAAAGCGATTACGGATTTTGAAATCGCGCTGAAACACAGCGGCGTTCCGGCGGATATTTTGGTAGAAGTTAAATACCGGTTAGCCCACTGTTATCTGCAAACTCGGAATATTGACCGCGGACTTGCGCTGCTGCGTGAAATTCAGGCCGAAAATCAGAATTACCGCGACGTGGGAACGCTGATAAACCGGTATCAGGAATTGAAACAGAATGCGAATCTGCAAATCTATTTGAGCGCCGGAAACAGCGACTTCGTCGCGTTGTGCCGGAAAATCGTTTCCATTTTTTATGAAAAAGCGTTCGTAAAAATATTGGATCTGTCGGTAACCGCCGAGTGCGCGGAAGTGTTCACCGAAATCGAAACGACGAAATGGGAAGACACCGTGGTGTTCCGATTTTATCGGACGACGGGTTCCATCGGCGAATTGTACGTGCGCGATTTTCACGCCCGTATCCGGGATACGAAGGCCGGCCGCGGAATCTGTTTTACGGCGGGAACGTTTACGGCGGAAGCCCGTAATTATACCGAAGGGCGCCCGATCGATCTGATTGAAAAAGAGCGGCTCGTATCCGTTTTGAAACGGGTCGATTCGATTTCTTCCGTGTAG
- a CDS encoding SH3 domain-containing protein, with amino-acid sequence MKKGAFLCVLILACVPGIFAKTGDKMYVNVQESAVRSGTGMFAAEVGSVSYGEQVTVVSEKGKWVEIVSGTQPQVRGWIPVSSLTKKKIVVRDGKNSVSASADELALAGKGFSADVEGAFRSGNNALRYDLVDVVENRQIDPELLYAFIVEGNLAGGAE; translated from the coding sequence ATGAAAAAAGGTGCGTTTTTGTGCGTGCTGATTCTTGCGTGCGTGCCGGGAATTTTTGCAAAAACCGGTGACAAAATGTACGTAAACGTACAGGAGTCTGCGGTACGCTCCGGAACGGGAATGTTCGCTGCGGAGGTCGGATCCGTTTCGTACGGCGAACAAGTGACCGTCGTTTCCGAAAAAGGCAAATGGGTGGAAATCGTCTCCGGTACGCAGCCGCAGGTGCGCGGATGGATTCCGGTTTCCAGTTTGACAAAGAAAAAGATCGTCGTACGGGACGGTAAAAACAGCGTTTCCGCTTCAGCCGACGAACTTGCGCTCGCCGGAAAGGGATTCTCGGCGGACGTGGAAGGTGCGTTCCGCAGCGGAAATAACGCGCTGCGTTATGATTTGGTCGATGTGGTGGAAAACCGGCAAATAGATCCCGAACTTTTGTATGCTTTTATCGTCGAAGGTAATCTTGCGGGAGGCGCAGAATGA
- a CDS encoding RsmE family RNA methyltransferase, with the protein MNIVLFTPEEIRAPLPLSDERAKHITVVLHKTAGDTFEAGIVNGRAGTARIESIRSDGIEFSFEAQSDGKPLYPLTMIIGFPRPIQLKRLLRDVASLGAAAVHLTGTELGEKSYMKSSLVERGAAARMLQDGSIQAKSTHVPELYLHTSLGECLMALSSRNAAGKTSGAQPVRAALDNVRPECSLTDHPEIKNAGAAGLRERGVIAAVGSERGWTDNERTLLTDAGFTLCGMGTRILRTETAATAAAALILAQAEFL; encoded by the coding sequence ATGAATATCGTCCTTTTTACGCCGGAAGAAATACGCGCGCCGCTCCCGCTTTCAGACGAACGGGCAAAACACATTACGGTCGTTCTGCATAAAACCGCGGGCGACACGTTCGAGGCGGGAATCGTCAACGGGCGGGCCGGAACGGCGCGGATCGAATCGATACGCAGCGACGGAATCGAATTTTCCTTTGAAGCGCAGTCGGACGGCAAACCGCTGTATCCGCTCACGATGATCATCGGATTTCCCCGCCCCATCCAGCTGAAACGGCTGCTGCGCGACGTTGCAAGTTTAGGGGCGGCGGCGGTTCATTTGACCGGCACGGAATTGGGTGAAAAATCGTATATGAAATCATCGCTCGTGGAACGGGGCGCCGCCGCTCGAATGCTGCAGGACGGCTCGATTCAGGCAAAAAGCACACACGTGCCGGAACTGTACCTGCATACGTCCCTCGGCGAATGCCTTATGGCGCTGAGTTCCCGGAACGCAGCGGGCAAAACGTCCGGAGCGCAGCCGGTACGGGCGGCGCTCGACAACGTACGCCCCGAATGCAGTCTGACGGATCATCCCGAAATCAAAAACGCCGGAGCGGCGGGGCTTCGGGAGCGCGGCGTGATAGCAGCCGTCGGCAGCGAACGGGGCTGGACGGATAACGAGCGCACGCTGCTTACGGACGCGGGATTTACGCTGTGCGGAATGGGCACGCGTATTCTGCGCACCGAAACGGCGGCAACGGCTGCGGCGGCGCTCATTCTCGCGCAAGCCGAATTTTTATAA
- a CDS encoding flagellar assembly lytic transglycosylase encodes MRRSFAPIVWFLTIAVCLAAGCTDASGADSPHISGKNAYYFLGEKNLRAGDVVSARRFFAKGAKKSDPPLARMCAEALTKTGTLKERLDAAGKYAAVYSDLPAKLRAAQEFDAAKEYAAVLKLTENLEAGAPDELIRLRLTALEAKRYAAFAAETENWFFSRPVSQEHRTFFDTIGVQALTDALGDADVQLIKLRLSVYRRDYAGAFQIVTELRGAQEDGESRLASLPEQLLSDVGKTFLYGSTDYAANAAFFDKAATAAEKAAAEKTTAARSRPDAASTDNPVHALFFTRFYAGRLYDRASAGNVRTAAERYLQAMQAAPDADYYDNALWYYFSVQLKISPDAAERALAEFIGTVNDPSYYADFFDALCVTLFSGRKWQQLYRVYRLIEPYADAETVSKYAYVCARLIEEKRLIPEDAAAAKPQNPETLARTLFERAYRPGGAPYYRMLAGYRLGTGAQENRETLYRTELEALSAPDEKRELLLSGYAAYGLPELIYTEWQKDPLSVRITATAQAADFLSSCADPEYRSQGLRMMSNALYHADTQPTEAMYETAYPRLYRDEITDAAAQYGLSEYVLYALIRSESFFDPLIMSHAGAIGLAQLMAPTATDIARKLKLSEYDLEDARTNIRFGAFYLEELIRRLDGSVLDALFAYNGGITRVRNWKKDSGGLPPDLFLETIPFAETREYGRKVTSAAVWYGILYYDKSAADVIREIMSF; translated from the coding sequence ATGAGACGTTCATTCGCCCCGATCGTATGGTTTCTGACGATAGCAGTCTGTTTGGCAGCCGGATGCACCGATGCGTCCGGCGCCGATTCTCCGCACATTTCCGGTAAAAACGCGTATTATTTCCTCGGTGAAAAAAATCTCCGTGCAGGAGACGTCGTTTCCGCGCGCCGTTTTTTTGCCAAGGGCGCAAAAAAATCGGATCCGCCGCTTGCGCGCATGTGTGCGGAAGCCCTGACGAAAACCGGAACGCTCAAGGAACGCCTTGACGCTGCCGGCAAATACGCGGCAGTCTATTCAGATCTGCCGGCAAAATTGCGCGCGGCGCAGGAATTTGACGCGGCAAAAGAATACGCCGCCGTCCTGAAACTGACCGAAAACCTCGAAGCCGGTGCGCCGGATGAACTGATCAGATTGCGGCTTACCGCGCTCGAAGCCAAACGCTACGCGGCCTTTGCAGCGGAAACCGAAAACTGGTTTTTCTCCCGCCCCGTTTCGCAGGAACACCGCACGTTTTTCGACACGATCGGCGTACAGGCGCTTACCGATGCCCTCGGCGACGCCGACGTGCAACTTATCAAATTGCGCCTCAGCGTATACCGCAGGGATTACGCAGGCGCGTTTCAAATCGTAACGGAACTGCGCGGCGCGCAGGAAGACGGCGAAAGTCGGCTTGCTTCGCTGCCGGAGCAACTGCTCTCAGACGTCGGCAAAACGTTTTTATACGGCAGCACCGATTATGCGGCGAACGCGGCTTTTTTTGACAAGGCCGCCACAGCTGCCGAAAAAGCTGCCGCCGAAAAAACCACGGCCGCACGTTCTCGGCCGGACGCCGCTTCGACGGATAACCCCGTACACGCGCTCTTTTTTACCCGTTTTTACGCGGGACGCCTATACGACCGCGCTTCCGCAGGAAACGTGCGCACCGCGGCGGAACGGTATCTGCAGGCAATGCAGGCCGCTCCCGATGCCGACTATTACGACAACGCGCTGTGGTATTATTTTTCCGTTCAACTGAAAATCTCACCGGACGCGGCGGAGCGCGCGCTTGCCGAATTCATCGGCACCGTGAACGATCCGTCCTATTACGCGGACTTTTTCGACGCACTGTGCGTTACGCTTTTTTCCGGCAGAAAATGGCAGCAGCTCTATCGCGTCTACCGCCTTATCGAGCCGTACGCCGACGCGGAAACTGTCTCCAAATACGCATACGTATGCGCCCGCCTTATCGAAGAAAAGCGGCTGATCCCGGAAGACGCCGCGGCGGCGAAGCCGCAGAATCCGGAAACACTCGCGCGCACGCTGTTTGAACGGGCGTACCGGCCCGGCGGCGCACCGTATTACCGAATGCTTGCCGGATATCGCCTCGGCACCGGCGCGCAGGAAAATCGGGAAACCCTGTATCGGACGGAGCTCGAGGCGCTTTCCGCACCCGATGAAAAACGGGAACTCCTGCTTTCCGGCTACGCCGCGTACGGACTGCCGGAACTCATTTACACTGAGTGGCAAAAAGATCCGCTTTCCGTCCGCATCACGGCAACCGCGCAGGCTGCGGATTTTCTTTCAAGCTGCGCCGATCCCGAATACCGCTCGCAGGGACTCAGAATGATGTCGAACGCTTTATACCATGCGGATACGCAGCCGACCGAAGCGATGTATGAAACGGCGTATCCTCGGCTGTATCGAGATGAAATAACGGACGCGGCGGCGCAGTACGGATTGAGCGAATACGTGCTGTACGCACTTATCAGAAGCGAAAGCTTTTTTGATCCGCTCATCATGTCTCACGCCGGAGCAATCGGCCTTGCGCAGCTTATGGCACCGACCGCAACCGATATCGCACGGAAATTGAAACTGAGCGAATACGATTTGGAAGACGCGCGCACGAACATACGGTTCGGCGCGTTTTATCTTGAAGAATTAATCCGCCGACTCGACGGTTCGGTGCTCGACGCACTGTTCGCCTACAACGGCGGCATCACGCGCGTGCGCAATTGGAAAAAGGACTCGGGCGGACTGCCGCCGGATCTGTTTCTTGAAACGATTCCGTTCGCCGAAACGCGCGAATACGGCCGCAAAGTTACGTCGGCGGCAGTCTGGTACGGCATACTGTACTACGACAAATCGGCTGCCGACGTAATCCGGGAAATCATGTCATTTTGA
- the rsmG gene encoding 16S rRNA (guanine(527)-N(7))-methyltransferase RsmG: MPQTILAQGLAELGFEPEATAALERKLDAYVRELEMFNAAYDLCGADTRDDIVVKHVLDSLSAANRVKKFADAVQAEAGRSALIADVGSGGGLPGIPLAAALSGHRFVLIERMSKRCAFLENCIAILGLTNVSVENTEAERVFPETADIAVFRAFRPLDKKMIRTLLRIVKPGGILAAYKAKRENITAEMAGIADIVPEYGVEPLAVPFMPQHERNLVIIGKRP, translated from the coding sequence ATGCCGCAGACGATACTGGCACAAGGATTGGCGGAGCTCGGATTTGAACCCGAAGCGACGGCCGCGCTGGAACGGAAATTGGACGCGTACGTCCGGGAACTCGAAATGTTCAACGCCGCGTACGACCTATGCGGCGCGGATACACGCGACGATATCGTCGTAAAACACGTACTCGACAGCCTTTCCGCCGCAAACCGCGTAAAAAAATTCGCGGACGCCGTTCAAGCCGAAGCGGGCCGCAGCGCGCTTATCGCGGACGTCGGTTCCGGCGGCGGTCTGCCCGGCATTCCGTTAGCCGCGGCGCTCTCCGGGCATCGGTTCGTCCTGATCGAACGGATGAGCAAACGCTGCGCTTTTTTGGAAAACTGCATCGCCATTCTCGGCCTGACCAACGTATCAGTTGAAAACACCGAAGCCGAACGGGTTTTTCCCGAAACCGCCGACATCGCCGTGTTCCGCGCGTTCCGACCGCTCGACAAAAAAATGATCCGCACGCTGCTGCGCATCGTAAAACCGGGCGGCATACTCGCCGCTTATAAAGCGAAACGGGAAAATATCACAGCTGAAATGGCGGGCATTGCGGATATCGTGCCCGAATACGGCGTCGAACCGCTCGCCGTTCCGTTCATGCCCCAACACGAACGGAATCTGGTTATCATCGGGAAACGTCCGTAA
- a CDS encoding M48 family metalloprotease: protein MNRSFSKRFAAAGFALCGAVFTFFSCVTSDTVFDAVYHGMNAGVSIAKAAEDITPEQEYYIGRAVAATILESYDLYRSEPQERYVNSVCQVLVVNSARPELFVGYRVGILDTDQINAFATSGGHILVTRGLLACADSEDALAAVLAHEIAHIQLQHSIKAIKTNRISGALLATTGAALAFTGSKDLAELANTLDESVNEIVTTLVNTGYSKSQEYDADKTALALMSSAGYDPSAMTDMLQMLKEKQPHSSGGFASTHPSASSRIREVSQDVKKYPAVTIPAARRDRFTAAAFSD from the coding sequence ATGAACCGCTCTTTTTCCAAACGTTTCGCCGCGGCCGGATTCGCGCTTTGCGGTGCGGTTTTTACGTTTTTTTCATGCGTCACGTCGGATACGGTGTTCGACGCCGTTTATCACGGAATGAACGCGGGCGTTTCCATTGCGAAAGCTGCCGAAGATATCACTCCCGAACAGGAATATTATATCGGGCGCGCCGTTGCCGCTACCATTCTGGAATCCTACGATTTGTACCGCAGTGAACCGCAGGAACGGTACGTCAACTCGGTTTGCCAAGTGCTCGTCGTCAATTCCGCCCGGCCCGAATTGTTCGTCGGATATCGGGTGGGAATTCTCGACACCGATCAAATCAACGCGTTCGCAACGTCGGGCGGTCATATTCTGGTTACGCGCGGATTGCTTGCGTGCGCCGACAGTGAAGACGCGCTCGCCGCCGTTCTTGCTCACGAGATTGCGCATATCCAGCTGCAGCACAGTATAAAGGCCATAAAAACGAATCGAATTTCGGGCGCGCTTTTGGCGACGACGGGTGCCGCTTTGGCGTTTACCGGAAGTAAAGATCTGGCAGAGCTTGCCAATACGCTGGACGAATCCGTGAATGAAATCGTTACGACGCTCGTCAATACCGGTTATTCAAAATCGCAGGAATACGACGCCGATAAAACGGCGCTCGCGCTCATGAGCAGTGCCGGATACGATCCGTCGGCAATGACCGATATGCTGCAGATGCTGAAAGAAAAGCAGCCGCATTCTTCCGGAGGATTCGCGTCCACGCATCCGTCGGCATCGTCGCGTATCAGGGAAGTTTCACAGGACGTAAAAAAATATCCGGCTGTAACGATACCCGCCGCGCGCAGAGACCGTTTTACGGCCGCGGCCTTTTCGGATTAG